GTTCCTCTCTTTCCATAGACACCAACATGAAATTATAATCAAACCTTGAATGATTTTTTTAGCCTTTTTTCCAACTTGCGAATGACTGTGCAATTCCAAAATGTCTTTGAAGTCGAAAAAAAATATCGGGGGAATTTTACACCACCCACTTATCTCCGACCAAACCCGACTCGCCACCTCGCAAGCGGTAAAAAGGTGTTCCACCGTTTCCTCAAATTCGTTGCAAAAAGGGCACATAACAGAACCAATGTCCACATTCCTTCTTCTTAAATTCACTCTAGTAGCAAGTCTATCCAAGTTTCCTCTCCAAGCCACAATGTTGCATTTGATATGGACCCACTTACACCAATCAAAATTAGGAAGCTGACTATTTCCCCTTTCGTCGACTAAAGCCTTTTTAACCACCTTAACAGAGAAGCCGTTTTGGTTGTCTTCAATCCAAACCCATCTATCCTTAGAGTTGCTAAGAGACACATTATCAAGGGTCTCTCTACAATCCTGCCATTCCTTTAACTCCACCTCCGTCTCTGGCAGTCTAGACCAATTCCATGTGAATCCATTGTTTCTTCTGTTCCTCCCCATTCTATCCGCAACCCtgcaagttttaaacaattccaaCCCAAGCAAGTGTGGCCACCTTTCCATAAAAGGCTTTTCTCCCTCCCATGTATCAATCCAGAATCTAATATCCTCCCCGTTCCCAATTTTACCCAATACTAAATGGTTAAACCCTTGCCTTTAATTTTAAGATGAGAAGCCGATTTCACTATATTTTTCCAACACCCTCCCACATTACCATTGAGAGGAAGAAAACTCCTCTACTTTAAATTACCATGACATGCATCAACCACTTTCTTCCATAAGTTTTGATTTTCGACCCTGTACCTCCAGCCCCATTTGACCAAAAGGGCCTCATTAACCTCTTTAAGGCGATTGATACCCAACCCCTCTTTAGATTTTGGCCACGTTACCCAATCCCAAGCCACCCAATTCATTTTATTATAATCATTAGAACCTCCCCATAAAAATTTTCTCATTTTCACTTCCAACACCTTAACAACCCCAGCCGGAACTTTATATAGAGATAAGTAATATATCGGGAGACTTTCCAACACTGCGTTAATCAGGGTAAGTCTCCCCCTATCGAAATAGCTTTAGCTTTCCAAACCGATAACCTTTTATCAAAAACCTCCATGATCGGAGCCCAGTTACTAATTCTATTCATATTAGCCCCCACCATAATCCCCAAGTATGTTAGAGGAATAATATCCATGTTACAACCCACCACCTTAGCCATATCATTAATCTCGCCAGCTTCCACCCCCATCCCGAATAAATTAGATTTATGCAAATTAATTTTTAAACCCGAATATAGATAAAAGATCCTCAAACATCTCGCAACACTCAACACATTTTCCTTGTCCCATTCCCCCAACAAGAGGGCGTCATCCGCATAAAAAAGATGAGAGATTTTTGGGCCATTATTAGGTAATTGAATACCTTTAAACCACCCCTCCATCCCCGCTTTGTAAAAAATACTAGAGAGAGCTTCCATAACCATAAGGAAGAGGAACGGTGATAATGGGTCTCCTTGTCTAATTCCTTTGGAGCAACCAAACTCAAAGGTAGGAGAACCATTGACTAAAACCGAGGACCTAGCCGAAGAAAGAACCCTTTCCACCCATTTACACCACAAACTAGGAAAACCCATTTGTCCCATGATATCCACCAAAAACCTCCAATTAACATTATCATATGCTTTTTCAAAATCGATTTTAAACAGAAAcaccttttttctcttttttaaTCCAAGCAATAATTTCGTTTAACATCAGAGGGCTGTCGAGAATGTACCTTCCTCTAAGAAAAGCCGTCTGATTTTCCGAAATGACATTCCCGATCACCTTTTTGAGCCGATTCGCCAGGATCTTAGATATCACTTTACTTATCACCCCAATTAGGTTAATCGGTCTATAATCTTTCAGCCCAATCAGATCCTTGATCTTCGGAATAAGAGTAATAAACGATGAGCTGCATCCCTCCGATATAGCACATTTACTGTAGAATGAAGCTAACATGTTAGAAAAATCATTCTCAAATAAAGACCAATACCTTTTAATGAATTTGAAATTAAAACCATCTGGCCCGGGCGATTTATCCCCCCCACAATCGAACATTGCATTCTTGATCTCTTCACGGCTGAAAGAAGCAATAAGGGAAGCCGCCTCCTCGCCCGTCAGCCTCTTTAAGTTATAGCAAGTGAGTTTGGGTCTGTCCTTGATTTTTTCTTTAAAAGCATTCCTGTAAAATTCCATAATCTCCTTTTTCACCGTGGAAGGTTTAGTAGTCCACACCCCATCTATCATAAGACCCGGAATATTATTACACACCCTTCTACTATTAATATACCCATGGAAAAACGCCGAGTTTTCATCTCCTTTCAAATCCCACTTAATCCTGGCTCTTTGTTTGAGATCCTTGATTCTAAATCCTTCCAATTCCTTCATATCATTCAGGCATTCCGCTTTTATCCACTCCTCCTCTTCTGACAGCTCCCTAACCGTATATGTAATTTCTTTTGCAAATGACAAAACTTCAATATACATACCATATATCAAGTAACTCTTAATTTTATATTTACCGATTTCAACAATATAAAACATTTTTATGCCAAGGCGTTACAAGACACGTCTGACCTGCCAAATTTTCAAGCAATGACGCTACGATTTGTTGCTATATCAATAAATCACCGTCCATGTGACATGTCACATGTTCCACGTAGCAATTTTCATGTAATAAAAACACACAAAGTATACCTCGATAAAAAAAACATctcataaacttaaaaaaaaatacaatttggGGTTTTCCCAAATTCTCAGTTCAACTCATCAAGACGGAGAAGATCCATCGATCTTTCAAATCGTGTGCCCTTAATATACACCCTTCGGTAAGTTACTTTTGATTTACCTTAAATGCGTATTCTCTATTTCTTTATCTTATCCGTAATCAATTTCAAAGTTCCCCTTTTATAGTGTTTGAGTATCTTTCAATAATCGGCCGTTAATTATTTCTGCATTCATTAGCGACCATCGATTATGTCGATTAATTAGGCCCGTTCTTGTTAGTGATCAACTTGGAGATCTCTTCTCCATCAACTAACATCATCGATAAACCGGACGATTTTCTAAAAAAAACGACCTTTTATTAGGAAAAAAcgctttttataaataaaattttgacaaatTACAATGATCGTTAGTTTAACAGACCACGTTCCGACGATGATTGTTAATTTCTCATAGCCATTTGTTACTTACTATTTTAAGgaatattttaaaaatataatttacaTGCActaatttaatattattattttttccaATTTTATAAATTAGTTTTCATTCATGTGGACAATTCTATACTTTATGTTTTCTTTTCCAATTCATGGCATTTATTGTTCTTGATATGGGTATGTATTTTATAAATTTGATCATTAATTAATTTTAACAAGTTATTTTGATTACTATATATGTGGATGCAAAACCCAATTTCGAAAATTATTTATAGGAAAACTATAATTTAGAAATCACACTTCTTGTTATGGGTGTTTAAGATCGGATTATTAGGATATCCAAACGGATAAAAAAAATTGTTCCGTGTATAGATCAAAACTAATCtatatttgatttttcaaatttccAACATTGAAAACTAAAAACATTTATAAATCCACATCTGAATCGTATTATTTACTATTTTgcactattttttatatatttcaaactaaatactatatatatttataaaaaaaaatattagttttcggatatcggataatcggattatccgatcTTTTTGAAATTCATATCCAAATCCGAAAATTAGGATTATCCgggttttcggatatccaaattttcggatatttcggattcgtaTTTTTGGATATTTCGAATTTGATTTTGAATCCGGATTTTTTTTAACACCCCTACTATTGGTGGACAAATAATGatataaaatatttattaaatgTTATGAAGGGTAACCGTGTTGTCTCTTTTTAAATTCTTTTTAGAAAGATGAAAGGCAACGAAGGGTAACATTTTTGTCTCTTTTAAAATTCTTTCTAGAAAGATGAAAGGCAGCTTGACGGACGAAGGGTGATAAATGAGTAGTTTTGTTGGGTTGACTGATTATATCCTATGTAAATTGAATATGAAATtaaacacgacacgaacctaaaaGTCAAGTGACACATGAATATATACACAATACGAGTTTTTCGGGTTGACATGAATAATATAAAATGTATATAAATATTTACTTTTAAATTATAAAAGTAGTCGTTAGTTTAAG
This is a stretch of genomic DNA from Helianthus annuus cultivar XRQ/B chromosome 16, HanXRQr2.0-SUNRISE, whole genome shotgun sequence. It encodes these proteins:
- the LOC110881544 gene encoding uncharacterized mitochondrial protein AtMg01250-like → MGFPSLWCKWVERVLSSARSSVLVNGSPTFEFGCSKGIRQGDPLSPFLFLMVMEALSSIFYKAGMEGWFKGIQLPNNGPKISHLFYADDALLLGEWDKENVLSVARCLRIFYLYSGLKINLHKSNLFGMGVEAGEINDMAKVVGCNMDIIPLTYLGIMVGANMNRISNWAPIMEVFDKRLSVWKAKAISIGGDLP